The Pseudomonas sp. MH9.2 genomic interval ACCTTGAAGCGCTTGATGCAGAGGCCCTTGCAGAAACACTGCCCAAGCGCCTATCGCTGACCGATCCACTATCTCGTTGGACAGCCGCTCCAGGAGGCCCGGCGTTCTTCGCGTACTCGACGAACTACCTGATTGATGTCGAGCACGGTGTGATCATGGATGTGGAGCCAACACCGGCTCATCGAACAGCTGAGGTTGAAAGCACCAAGATCATGATTGAGCGGGTCGAGGAACAGTTCGATATCAAGCCGGATCGCCTCATCGGCGATACCGCTTATGGAATCGCACCGATGTTGGCCTGGATGGTGGACGAAAAAGATATCGAGCCACATGTGCCGGTTTGGGATAAAACCGAGCGCAAGAACGGCAGCCTCTCAAGTAGCGATTTTCAATGGAATGAAGAAACGCAGGAGTATCGCTGCCCCACCGGACACGCCCTGCGCAGCGAGTGGCGAGCCTTCAAGAACCAGCGCTCACATGTCACGAAAGCCGACACCACCATCTTTCGATCACGACAAACCGACTGCGCGAAATGCTCGATGAAAGAGCGCTGCTGCCCGAACACTCCGGTTCGGAAAATTGCCCGTAGCATCCATGAAGCCGCGCGTGATGTTGCTCGGCGGATCGCCGCGACGCCTCAATACGTTTGTTCTCGCCATGAGCGCAAGAAAGTCGAAATGTTGTTCGCTCACCTCAAGCGAATCCTGAGACTGGATCGATTGCGGCTACGCGGCATGAGCGGTGCGAACGATGAATTTACATTGGCAGCAGCGGTACAGAATCTGCGGAGACTGGCCAAACTGACCTCTCAAGGGCCGCCAACCACGGGATAGGTGCGCCCGGAGTAAGTAAAAAACCTCAAATTAACCCACTAACGAAGCTGCAACGATCAACGCAGAACCGAAAAGCCACTCAACGTGGTGAATAGGTTCTGAAGTGACGGCCAACCTCGACTTCTTCCAGCCTGAAATTCCGACTTTTTCAACAGAATCGGCCGAATACAGCCAGTCGCGGTGAATAAAGTCCAAGCAAGCGCTTGAACTTTTTTTTCGATAAATTCTGAGGCGTTATAACCTTTTTGTCAGTTACCTGCCGCGTGAACTGGATTAATCATTAGCGATTAACCTCTTGGCAGCGTCTCTTCCAGGAGTGAAGGACAAATACAAATTCAATAAGAATCGAGAGGCATTAGGCATTGGACACAAGCCGTTATGGTTGGCGGCTGACCAATGAACCTAAAGCGTTTGCAATGGCACAGATGAGGGGCTAGTCTGATAACTGACAACTTGGAGGTAAGAAATGAAAGAGCTAAACATGATGTGCGTGGGAGATACAATCTCATTCAATAACTTCTTGTCTATTTTTTCCGCAGCTGGTACTAATACAAATATATCCTTGACTATGCCCCAGGCGCTCCCTCAGCTTGAGCTCCAGAACTTGTTGATGTCAGCCGGTTCCAAAAAGCTTTCCCTTCAAATTTCTGGTCTAAGCGCGAACACGGCTCAGCTAATCGCATTGCTAAGTGCTGCGGTTGCAGCCCTGCCACCAAGGCTGACATTAGTTCCATTAACAGCCTGCCTATTTCTACGCTTCCACAAGTTGCCGCCTTGTTGGCTGGCAAGGAAAGGTCTATTTCAATAGACTGCGCTACAGCCAGCTCCGCTAGTGCGGTTGCTATAATTAATATGTTTACGGATCCTAGCACGTCACGCACAGTTGTTGGACTTAATGCATTGACGGCCGGAGGAGTGAACGACGTAATAGCGGCTATCGGCAGTAAACCATATACCATTACTCTTGACGGAAAATTATCTACCCCAGCAGCGATTATCGATTGTGTGACTAAACTCACGGCTAGCAATTTCGAATTATCGATTACTAACGGGGGTTCTTTGTCAGTTTCAGCCCTTTCTCAAGTTTTGAGCACAGTAGGTAGCAGGAAAGCATCACTGGCACTTGACGTACTAGATCTTAACCCCACTGGCATCCTTGCAGCGCTTGGCGTCGCTGGGGTAAACACTGACGTCTCGATAGCTTCGGCCCATACGTTCACTACCGCCGAACTTACACAGGTTAGACAACTTACAACCGGAAAAAGGCTATCGCTAGAGTTTAATGGCCGACAACTGGGAGTCGATCCTGTCAACGGAGACAAGCTTCAGCAGGCAGTAGCAGCATCCGATATGCAAACCACAATCACTGTCAATACAGCCCAGTACCCTCCGCTCAGTTACTTGCTACCTATAATTCAGAACTCAAGCAATACTAATCTGGTTGTCTCATATAATGGCGGCCAGCTCTCTGATACAGAAGCGAATGGTAACGTTGTGGTGCGTGGAATTGAGGTCGCCGCTGCGACCACCACAATCACCGTTACATCTGTCGGGGATGGTAGCTACTCTATTGATAATTATCTCAAGATTCTAAGTGCGGCGGGATGATGCTCGCAGCTTTTCAAGAAGGTCTGTATGTTAGTCAAGCCATTAGCAGCAATTTTTCTGATATGTTCTATCTTAAATGAAGCGAGTGCGACTACTCGCTGCGGAACGAGGCTGGTTAATCCTGGTGACACGCTTGAAAATGTTCTACAGACGTGTGGCCAGCCTGTCGCACAGGATAGTGATGGGCCTGTTATGCGAAATAATGGAGTGCCACGAAAAGGGGCGCAGAAAACAGATGTTTTAGTTTACGGTCCGAACGGTGGGGCCTATCAGTATATGCTTTTTATCAACGACAAGTTGATACGAGTAGATACTCGACGCAACGAGCCCTCCGGCAATCTATTGAAATGGGATTAGACTGCTAGCTGTTAGGAGCCTATCACTCTAGTTTTTATTAGATGGTAGGCCTTATCATTTTACACTGCACTTTTCCTCTCAAGTATTCTTTCCCATCAAACAGCCATGGACATATCTTCTTAAGTTTCGGATCTGAGCGTGAAGGTGTCCCGAGACACAGGTATTAGTTTTTGCGGTTTCTTAAGCATTAGCGCCTCAGCCTGCCCTGGCCCATCTAGGAATATGTCATATGGAGTAAAGTGGCAGTCTGCTCTCCCACCTCCTTTTCCCTCCCAATGCGGGGAACATGCCGATTGCTTCCATGGATATTCCTAGAGTGGTGGCTGCTTCGGGTCCAGGCTGTGTGAAAACGCCAGTGATTGTCTAACCTTTTGATCGTCGAGATCTGATCGGGGTCGATCATGAAGCGATTCATTGAGGGCGAGACTCGGACGCAGGTGACGCTGCTGCCGGAGTGTCTCGACGATTACGTCACCGAGACCAATCCGGTGCGCGTAGTCGACGTTTTTGTCAACGAACTCACCTGGGCAGGTTTGGATTTAAAGGCGACATACCGGCAGACACTGGCCGACCTGCTTATCATCCTGCAATTCTGCTGAAGATCTACATCTACGGTTATCTCAACCGCATTCAGTCGAGCCAGCGGCTGGAACGAGAAGCCCAACGGCAGTCAGCAATCGCTGACCGCAATTTCACCAGCGCCAAATTGAAGCGAGAATGGAAGAAGTTGAATCGAGCATCAACCGTTACCTGACGACACTCGATGCTGCCGACCGGCAAGACCCGACACCCTCTGAGTCCAAGGCTGTACAGCTTTTACAGTCCGCTGGACGTCACCCGTTGCGCCAAGCTAGTGCGGTTGATTGCAAGTTCGTCGCTTACATCAGGGCCGCGATAGACCATGGAAGTTTCATGGTGCACATAATCGCCATAGCGCTGCGCACTCAGCCAATTGAACGAGCCGATACACAGCAATTCCTCATCGGCCATAACGATCTTGCTGTGCACCTTGTTGACCACGCACACCTGAACATCCCGCGTTTTCAGCGCGGCAATCGCGTCTTTGAATTCCGCAATTCTCTCGGGATCGCCCTCAGGCTTGGCGCGTTTGATACCCGTGTTGAATCGCAGGTCGGTATACACCACCACTTGGACGCCGCGCTGCACCGTATTGCCCATGATGTCCATCGCGCCGCTTTCCTGCATCCATCGCAATTTCACCCAGGGCGTTACGATCTGAACCTGCTGGCGAGCCGTTTCCAGCGTGTGCATCAGAAACCGATCATGCTCTTCAACTTCATGCAGGTGGCTCAATCCGGTATGCGCCGTTTGTAAATCATCCCGGGGTTGATAATCGAAAATCAGCTCGTTCGCCGAATCCGCCAACAGAAACTGGGTCAAACGCCCACGCGGCTTGCTTTTCGGCACTTGGCTGAACAGGTCCATGTCGCCAAACACCAGAAAACTGTCCTTGGCCCGAGAAACGGCAACGTTCAGCATGCTGTCCTTGCGGTCGATAAATTCGCCATCGGCATGTTTGGAATAGACCGCCGAGAAGATCACCACCGGCCGCTCGGCGCCTTGGAATGAGTGAACCGTGCCGACAGTCATCTCGCCATCGCCTTTACCGGTCTTGATGCCCCGTGCTGTGCAGGCCTGAACGATCGCCTGCGTCTGTGCGCCGAACGGCGTGATCACACCGAGGATTTCCCACAGATCCTTCTTGTAGCGCTTTGTCAGCTCGGCTCCATTTGCTTGAATCCACGCAGTGATCGTCTGCGCTTCCAAGAGGTTATGACGGCTACCGCCATTGCTCTGCTGGCACATTCCATCAATATGCAGGTAGCCCAGCCCCGGCAAGCCACCTTCCGGTTTTCGCCCTCGTCGCGGTTGCAGCTTGCCCCTGTAGCAAAGGGCATTGCAGTAATCGATTATCGAGTCGTAGCAGCGACGGTGCTCATACAGATACATGCCTCGGGCGAGGTCATGATCGTAGTGATACCGACTGGTCGCCTGGGCGATGGCCATGACGCTGCCATTGGCCGCGCTACGGCCGCTATCGCAGAAGGCGGCATAGTCGTCATCGACCTTGTCGCGCGATAGCAGACCGGCGCTTATCAGGTTGCCGATATCGACCGCAGCCGGAATCGACCAGATGGGTTCGATCTGCTGAGTGTCGCCTATCACCAACGCGTGCTTGGCGAGCGCGAACGACGGCGCGGCGACTTCAGGAAGAACTTGGCCGGCTTCGTCGACGATCAGAAGATCAATGAAGTTCAACGCATAGTCATCGACGAAGCCGTTACCGTCGTGCCGCCTGCAGCGCAGTTCCTTGGGCAGCCTGAAGAAGGTGGCCACCACACAGGGCGTGAGCTTCATCCACCGCCGCCAGTTTTTCTCAAGGGTCTTGCGACCATTTTTGCCGCGGCTCATGAGAATTTCTGGCAGGCTTTCGGCGACTTCCATCAGCCAACGGCCTTCCCAATAATGGGTAGTCAGCAGGAAGATTTCGAAACGCAGGGAAGTGTCCGCCCAGCTGTCGCAGTCGTTGAGAGTCACCTGGGCAGCAGGCCTGTCGGTAGGAATCGGCAGAACGGCAATCACTGCTTGCCAATTCAATACCTGACGTTGCTCGGCTTGCAGCAATTGTCGGGCCTGCTGCAGTTGGGCTTCGAGTACTTCCTGGGCCTTGCTGGCTTGAGCCACGGCGGCCGTCAACCGGGTTTCGATTTCGCAAACACTGGCGGCGTTTTG includes:
- a CDS encoding IS1182 family transposase, translating into MMGQLSSGQERLFYSFNIEDHIPSNHLLRNIDRCLDLSDLRHYLADFYSPIGRPSIDPELMIRLLIVGYCYGIRSERRLCEEAHLNQAYRWFCRLSLEDEVPNHSTFSKNRHGRFRDSSLFRRLFNEVLRRCMDAGLVKGEGFAVDASVIKADASRQRGVPGDEEVNWSDPLLSTRAVREYLEALDAEALAETLPKRLSLTDPLSRWTAAPGGPAFFAYSTNYLIDVEHGVIMDVEPTPAHRTAEVESTKIMIERVEEQFDIKPDRLIGDTAYGIAPMLAWMVDEKDIEPHVPVWDKTERKNGSLSSSDFQWNEETQEYRCPTGHALRSEWRAFKNQRSHVTKADTTIFRSRQTDCAKCSMKERCCPNTPVRKIARSIHEAARDVARRIAATPQYVCSRHERKKVEMLFAHLKRILRLDRLRLRGMSGANDEFTLAAAVQNLRRLAKLTSQGPPTTG
- a CDS encoding DUF2845 domain-containing protein, whose amino-acid sequence is MLVKPLAAIFLICSILNEASATTRCGTRLVNPGDTLENVLQTCGQPVAQDSDGPVMRNNGVPRKGAQKTDVLVYGPNGGAYQYMLFINDKLIRVDTRRNEPSGNLLKWD
- a CDS encoding AAA domain-containing protein; this encodes MNDYSFKLANYWRNSLADAENGNGALSSSQAEKLTALPIEALFAGCVPAEQVSLLFANEPAELPCAEITLRPLVYKSRLEHRKARNGLPAFITPVICRVLVAHDGRLYPTSQTLMPRDILEPLDRDNFAIGAQVDLDAFLSAEDVPQFDPSAEGEELTADQHRDKWNAYLQFCMKMFRKVTSGWEGAEDGFDLVNFCYLFKEDKADGFSRNIVCLYDHLRDSKPDAPLFDRFAQRDSSPDEVCLPANSQFAARLGHAGNEYALAPAQRDGLAHLLVADAGDVLAVNGPPGTGKTTLLLSVVASLWAKAAVAGGEPPVIVASSTNNQAVTNIIKAFGKDFSEGSGPFAGRWLPDIKSFGAYFPKSSAEAEMARTYQTKSFFTELESQAYLDKAQQAYLARAVIAFPDDLSPSVQGAVKQLQAAIRSRQQQLTDIEQAWAKLVGAREAIQALLSDDPQAGIARIDAQHLNQAEQLANAKARLKDFKHYLAHEPLIYTLFGWFGPVAGKRLRLAKLHLDEANTELQNAASVCEIETRLTAAVAQASKAQEVLEAQLQQARQLLQAEQRQVLNWQAVIAVLPIPTDRPAAQVTLNDCDSWADTSLRFEIFLLTTHYWEGRWLMEVAESLPEILMSRGKNGRKTLEKNWRRWMKLTPCVVATFFRLPKELRCRRHDGNGFVDDYALNFIDLLIVDEAGQVLPEVAAPSFALAKHALVIGDTQQIEPIWSIPAAVDIGNLISAGLLSRDKVDDDYAAFCDSGRSAANGSVMAIAQATSRYHYDHDLARGMYLYEHRRCYDSIIDYCNALCYRGKLQPRRGRKPEGGLPGLGYLHIDGMCQQSNGGSRHNLLEAQTITAWIQANGAELTKRYKKDLWEILGVITPFGAQTQAIVQACTARGIKTGKGDGEMTVGTVHSFQGAERPVVIFSAVYSKHADGEFIDRKDSMLNVAVSRAKDSFLVFGDMDLFSQVPKSKPRGRLTQFLLADSANELIFDYQPRDDLQTAHTGLSHLHEVEEHDRFLMHTLETARQQVQIVTPWVKLRWMQESGAMDIMGNTVQRGVQVVVYTDLRFNTGIKRAKPEGDPERIAEFKDAIAALKTRDVQVCVVNKVHSKIVMADEELLCIGSFNWLSAQRYGDYVHHETSMVYRGPDVSDELAINRTSLAQRVTSSGL